In the genome of Arthrobacter sp. D5-1, one region contains:
- a CDS encoding site-specific integrase, protein MEHYLKDFWARGMSSASVESYARDLLRWFRFLWATGKVWNPVSRDDVRDFVASLREASKDVGRRRPVPAFNEVSGKPYLTDRYSPRTINHNLSVLSAFYDFHLRALTGPLVNPVPERMGPHGRFGAHHNPENAFQQGPRAHYRQKVPVQAPRSIPDEAFENLFHALGSDRDRALVAFYVSSAARPSELVGLTNGMVDVGQQCISVVRKGSGAIQRIPASQEAFTWFRLYQESLPPDLTKSAASAWWTLRKPFRPLNYEAARGIIRRINTMLGANWTLHDFRHTAAIRMARDPNLSLTDVQSVLGHVHITSTETYLRLRDDEVIERVNKHLVARTTADDSPDVGVEQHSSYSAEDMTELFGGTTWQ, encoded by the coding sequence GTGGAACATTACCTGAAGGACTTCTGGGCCAGGGGAATGAGTTCTGCCAGTGTTGAGTCCTATGCGCGGGATCTTCTGCGGTGGTTCCGTTTTCTTTGGGCTACGGGCAAGGTCTGGAATCCTGTTAGCCGTGATGATGTCCGTGATTTCGTGGCTTCCTTACGTGAAGCATCGAAGGACGTGGGCAGGCGGCGGCCAGTGCCGGCCTTCAACGAAGTCTCCGGCAAGCCGTATTTAACAGACCGGTATTCGCCGCGGACTATCAATCACAATCTGTCCGTGCTCAGCGCGTTCTATGACTTCCACTTGCGAGCCCTAACGGGCCCTCTGGTGAATCCGGTGCCAGAACGAATGGGACCGCATGGGCGTTTCGGAGCTCACCACAATCCTGAAAATGCCTTCCAACAAGGGCCGCGGGCTCATTACCGGCAAAAGGTCCCCGTGCAGGCACCTCGGTCTATTCCCGATGAAGCTTTTGAAAACCTTTTTCACGCGTTGGGATCCGACAGAGACAGGGCCTTGGTTGCTTTCTATGTCTCCAGTGCCGCCCGGCCATCCGAACTGGTCGGTCTAACGAACGGAATGGTCGATGTTGGACAACAATGCATTTCGGTAGTACGTAAAGGAAGCGGAGCAATCCAACGCATCCCCGCTTCGCAGGAAGCTTTCACATGGTTCCGGCTATACCAAGAGTCCCTGCCCCCCGATCTCACCAAATCTGCAGCTTCTGCGTGGTGGACCCTTCGAAAGCCCTTCCGGCCACTGAACTATGAAGCAGCGCGGGGCATCATTCGCAGAATAAATACGATGCTGGGCGCCAACTGGACTCTCCACGACTTTCGACATACCGCTGCCATCCGCATGGCACGCGATCCCAATCTTTCACTCACGGACGTCCAGTCCGTCTTGGGGCACGTCCACATCACTTCCACCGAAACGTATCTGCGGCTCCGGGACGATGAAGTGATCGAACGAGTCAACAAGCACTTAGTCGCAAGAACCACAGCAGACGATAGCCCTGACGTCGGGGTGGAACAGCACTCCTCGTATTCAGCAGAGGACATGACTGAACTCTTCGGAGGAACCACATGGCAATAG